Below is a window of Veillonella rodentium DNA.
ATCGATCGACGTCATCATGTGGCGGGTAATTTATATTGTGAAAGCAAGGATGATGTCAATATTCATGTATATGGTGCCCATATTTTTCATACATCGATGAAGCATGTGTGGGAGTATGTGAACCGGTTTGCCGAATTCAATCACTATGTGAACAGTCCGGTAGCGAATTATAAGGGCGAGATGTACAATTTGCCGTTCAACATGAATACATTCTCCAAGATGTGGAACATACGCACGCCGAAAGAGGCGGAGGCGATCATTACGGAGCAATGTCAGGTAATTACGGGCGAGCCGAAGAACCTTGAGGAGCAGGCAATCAGCCTTGTTGGTACGGATATTTATGAAAAGCTTATCAAGGGCTATACGGAGAAACAATGGGGCCGTAAATGCACGGAACTGCCTGCTTTCATCATTAAACGATTACCTGTGCGTTATACATACGATAATAACTATTTTAATGATCGCTTCCAAGGTATTCCTATGGGCGGTTATACGAAGATGATTGAGCGTATGCTGGACGGTATCGAGGTGCGATTGGGCGTAGATTTCCTTACGCATCGCGATGAATATGAAAGCATAGCGAAAAAGATTATTTATACGGGCCCTATCGATGAATATTTCGAGTATTCTGAAGGAATATTGGAATACAGAGGTCTTCATTTTGAAACAGAGCGTCTCGAAGAAGAAAACCATCAAGGTGTGGCCGTTGTGAACTATACGGAAGCGGATATCCCGTATACCCGTATCATCGAGCATAAGCACTTTGAATTCGGTACGCAGCCCGTTACCTATGTGACGAAAGAATATCCGAAAGACTGGAAAATAGGTGAAGAAGCGTATTATCCCGTAAATGATGTAAAGAATTTGGATTTATACGCCAAGTACGTAAAAAAAGCCGAAGCGGAGACGAAGGTAATCTTCGGAGGCCGCTTAGGGGAATATAAATATTACGATATGGATAAGGTCATTGCGAGTGCGTTGGCACTGGTTGAAAGAGAATTGGTTTAATTATCTTTTTACAGGTTACAAATATATTTGATGTATTACATTAATTTGTAAATTGTGAGTTGTAGTTGTCTTGATATGCTGTAACTGTTGAACGTGTGTAAGAAAATATATAGTGTGTGTAAGGAGCACAACAGTGAATATAAAAATTTTAGTAGCCACTCATAAGCAATATTGGATGCCGACAGATTCTGTCTATATGCCAATCCATGTGGGGAGAGCGGGCAAATCTGACATTGGTTATATTGGAGATCATACGGGGGACAATATCTCCGAGAAAAACGCAAATTACTGCGAGTTGACGGGTTTATATTGGGCATGGAAGAATCTTGAGGCGGATTATATCGGTCTTGTTCATTACAGACGATATTTTACGCGTAAAGAGGTGCGTTCTGTAGAGGATAAAAAGAACCAGATCCTCACCGGCGAGGAATGGGAAACATTGCTTTCACAATACCCTGTGGTGGTAGCGGATAAGCGCAAATATTATATTGAAACGAACAGGTCTCATTACAACAATGCTCATCATAGTGAAGGCCTTGATGTGGCGGAGCAGATCATCGCTGAGCGATATCCTGAATACAGTGCCGCTTTCACGACGGTCTGCAATCGTACATGGGCGCATATGTTCAATATGTTTGTGATGCGTCGGGATTTGTATAATCAGTATTGTGAATGGATGTTCTCCATATTGGCTGAGCTGGAAATGCGCGTGGATATTTCCGGTTATGATGCGTACGAATCGCGTATTTACGGATTTGTCAGCGAAATTCTGCTCGATGTGTGGCTCGAAGCGAATCGCATTGAGTATAAGGAACAAAATGTATCCTTTATGGAGCCGCAGAACTGGGTGAAAAAAGGAAGTGCTTTTTTGTTTAGGAAGATTGGCTGGAAAAATAAAAATCGTTAATGTTATAGAAGAGTTAAAATATGTAAATAATAGATAGGATTTATGTATGACACGATTAAGCTTGCAGGAAATTCAACAGGAAGAATTAAATTTACTGCTGCAATTTCAGGAGTTTTGTAAAAAAAATAATTTGATATATTATTTGTGTGGTGGAACGCTGTTAGGTGCAGTAAGACATAAAGGCTTTATCCCTTGGGATGATGATATTGATGTATCTATGCCGCGTCCTGACTATGATAGAATGATTCAGATTGTTCGAAATAAAGAGACCGATTTACAAATTAGGGCGTTTGAACTTGGCGATTTCGAGTTCCCTTATGCAAAGCTTATTAATCCTAATTTAGAAATAAAGTTAGAGTACTCAACAAGTAAGGCGGCTTATCTTTGGTTGGATATTTTTCCTATTGATGGGTTGCCGGATTCTTTAAAAGAAACGGAAGTTCTTTATAAGAAGGTACATTATTTGTTAATGTTGTTGAAAATAACTAAAGCAAAACTTGGTACAGGAAAATCTTTCTTTAAGAAAATAATTAAACTAGTTATACAACCTTTACTTAAACTATATGGTGAGAAACGATTAGCGAATCATCTTAAATCTTTAGCATTGGCTAGTCCTTATGTAGATGCAAAATGGGTCGGTGGAGTTACTTGGGGATTGAATGGAATAGGAGAAAGAGTACCTAAGAACGAATTTGAGAAGACTGTGCTTCTTGAGTTTGAGGGAGTACAATTACCTACTTTTTCATGTTGGGAAACGTATCTACAGGGAATGTATGGTGATTATATGAAATTACCACCCGAGGAAAAACGATTTACTCATGAAATGAAAGTATATAGAGTTGGTACAAATAAGTAGTCTGCTTTCGGAGATTGATAAAGCGGTATATATGTAGGAGTGCTATAATGAATATAGTATTGTTGATTGCAGGTGGTGTGGGAAGTCGTTTTGGGGCTAATATTCCTAAGCAATTTGTAGAAATTAATAATAAGCCAATTATTGCTTATACGTTGGAAACGTTTCAAAAAGCTATTGAGATTGATCAAATTATAGTTGTTTCTGTAGCTGGATGGGAAGATTATATAGAAAGATTAAAAGATACTTTTTCTATTACAAAGCTCACTCATATTATTACAGGTGGTAGTTCTCGTTTTGAATCAATTTATAAAGGCTTAATTTCGCTTGAAGATATTGCTGATAAATCAGACCTTATATTGATTCATGATGCTGTACGTCCTTGTGTGACAACCAATCAAATTAATAGTAGTCTTAGAGTGGCAAAGGTTCAGGGGGCAGCTCTTGCGGTAGCATCCTGTTATGATACTATGTTTGTTAGTCGTAATGGAACGATTATTGATGATGTGTTTCCTAGAGAGGAACTTTTCAAAGGGCAAACACCGGAATCAATTCAATATGGTATTGCATATAATGCATATAAAGAAGCTGAGCAAAAAGGGCTTTATATTGATTCACCAACAAGTTTATTGCTGAAATTAAATATTCCAGTGGGGTTATCTTTAGGTTCACAGGAGAATCTTAAGATTACTACAATGGAAGATATAGCTCTTTTTAAGACTATTATTGAAGAGGGAGGAAATGAATGAAAGCATTAGTGCTTCATGGGATTGGTGATTTACGTTATGATGATGTAGAATTATCAAAACGATTAGATGATGAAGTAACGGTACATATACAGGCAGCGGGAATTTGCGGTAGTGATGTCCCGCGAGTATTTGAGAAAGGAACCTATACTTTCCCTACTATTCCAGGACACGAGTTTTCCGGTATTATTACAGATGCTAATGATAAATTATTAGTTGGTAAAAAGGTTGCTGTTTTTCCACTCATTCCTTGCGGAAAATGCCAATCGTGTTCGATTGGTAAATATGAGTTGTGTAATCACTATGATTATTATGGCTCTCGTCGTGATGGTGGTTTTGCTGAATATTTGCAAGTGAAGCTTGATAATATCGTGGTAGTTCCTGATGATATGGATCTTCGGCATGCTGCAATGGCAGAGCCCTGTGCTGTAGCTCTTCACGCCATTCGTCAAGCAGGACTTAAAGGTTTTGAACGGGTAGCAATTTGGGGAATTGGACCTATTGGGCTTTTAGTGGCTATGTGGTTAAAGCGGTTTGGAGTTAAACAAATTATTCTCGTTGCAAGAGATCAAAAAAAGTTAGATTTTGCACAATCTCTAGGTTTTACAGATTTAATTAATAGTAATACGAAAAACGTAGTTAATGCGATTCAAGAAATAACAGATAATGAAGGTGTTCATGTTTGTATTGAAGGCACTGGTGCAAGTCAACCATTAGCTGAAGCGTTACAATCTATTGCAAGGGAAGGCACGTTATTAACTATGGGAAATCCTGCTGGTAAGATTGAGTTAGCACAAGCCGATTACTGGTGTATTTTACGTAAACAACTGAAGCTGATTGGTACATGGAATAGTAGCCATAATTTGGTTCAAGATGATTGGAAAGATGCTATCTATGCAATGTACACAAAAGCCATAGATGTAGAGCCTTTAATTAGTCATGAATATAAATTACAAAATTATGTAGAGGCTTTTGAGTCGATAAAAGATAAGCAGATTCATACATGTAAAGTTATGTTTGTGAATTAATAGGAGAAATTATGCTAGAAAGTAAAATCTCTGCATCACTTATGTGTGCTAATTTATTGACTATTGAAAAAGATGTTCGTGAATTAGAAGCGGCTGGTGTAGATTATATGCATATTGATATTATGGATGGTTTATTTGTCCCTAATATTATGCTGAATAATTTATTTATTGAAGCGGTTCGCTCAATAACAAAACTACCATTTGACATTCATTTAATGGTTATGAATCCGGAAACAAAATTAGATTGGTTTGATATTCGAGAAGGAGATTTTGTATCTATTCATTATGAATCAACATCTAATGTATTAGGGAGTTTACAATTAATTGAAGAAAAAGGTGCTAAGGCGGCTGTTGCGCTTAGTCCAGCAACTCCAATTGAAATATTGAGTTATTTATTAAAAAATTTATCTATGGTAAATATTATGGCTGTAAATCCGGGATTTGCAGGTCGTACGATGGTACCCATGACATTACAAAAGCTAACAGATACTCGTAAATTTTTGGATGCACGAGGGTATCATCATATATCTATAGAAGTTGATGGGAATGTTTCACCAGAGAATGCCCCATTAATGCGTCAAGCTGGTGCAGATATGTTTGTTGGGGGATCCTCTGGTTTATTTTGTAAGGATACTTCCATCAATACAAATGTAGAGCTATTTAGAAAATTGATATTATAGTATGTAGATAATAAAGGAGCGCATGCTTTTATGGAAGCAAAAACTATTGAATATAGCATTTTAAAAGATATTGTTAAAGAAAAATGGAAACGATTTTTATTATTTGGCATTATTATGTTAGCAATAAGTCTTATCATTGCATTTACTATCCCTAAACAATATACATCAAATGTTATGTTTCAGGTAAAACCTCGAGGTTCTGCTCAAGTAGCTGGTAATAGCGCATTAGCCGCTTTGGTGGGTTTTAATGGTGGTGATTCGTCACTTACATATATGTCTATTTTAAAGAGTAGTCGTGTTTTAGAGCCGGTTATTCAAAAATTGGATATTCCAGATGAAGATAAAGAACAAATGACTGCTGATATATTTGCTAAAAAATATTTAACAGTGGATAATCCTCGTGGTACGGATATTTTAACTTTCAGTATAGAAGCGGATTCTCCTGAAGAAGCTCAAACTATTGCTCAGAATGTAACTGAGTCATTTCAATTAGCATTAAGTGATTTGAGTGGAACACAAGATTCGGGAATTGTTAAACTATTGAGTCAAAAAACTGATGCTGCAAAAAAAGATTTAGAGCAAAAAATTCAAGCTTTAGAAAAATATAAGCAGGAAAGTGGTGTATATGCACCATCAGATCAAGAAAAAATGTTACTAGAAAAATCTGCAGGCTATGATAAAGCTAAAGCAGATGCGGAAGTACAATTAAACACTAACTCAGCAATTGTTAGTAATATGGAATCTCAATTATCGGATCAAAATGCTAAAGTGCTAGAATCTAAAATGGCGGATAATCCGGAAATTCAGGAAATTAGAAACAAGTTATTGAATGCAAATCAAAACTTAGCAGCATTACGATTTAAATTTACCGATACATATCCAGAGGTTATAAAGGCTCAGGAAAATGTAAACTATTTAAATCAACAATTAGATACGACTGTTAGTAAGGCGGTACGATCTGAAAATGTATCGTTAAGTGCGGCTCAGGCAGAAATCCTCAAAAAAAGAATTGTAGCTAAAAGCAATGCAGATGCAGCGCAGGCAAGTATTGAAACACTAAAAACATTGGCTGAACAGAATAAGCTGTTAACAAATGAGTTTTCTACTAAATCAATTAAGTTTTTTAAACTTGAAAGAGATGTGAATATAGCTAAGGAAACTTATACAACTCTTGTTAAAACTACTGAATCTCTAAAAATGAAAGAAAACCTTGATAGCATGGATGTGCGTATTGTTGATAAAGCATCACTTCCTATTAAACATTCCTGGCCAAAACGAGCTCTTATTGTTCTGGTTGGAGGTTTAATTTATGCTTTGATTATTATAGGCTACTTATATATCGGATACTCCAGACGAGTTAAGCAGGTGATATAGATGCTGTTTTGGATAGGATTAACGATCCTTACATTAGGGACAATCGTTTTCTATAAAGCTATTCCTCAAACATATAATAAAAGTATACCTATTTTATTATTTATAGTACTGACTTTTCTAGGGATGTTTCGCTATCAAATCGGGACAGATTATGATTGGTATTCATTGCTCTTTTATACGGCTAAAGTCGGTGACATATATCCTGAGTTAAGTTTTATACTTTTTGTAGATTTTTTACGAAGCAATGGATTTTCTTTTCAGGTGATGTTTATTATCTATGAAGTTTTAATCATGGCGTTTTTATGGTTAGGACTGAGGTACTATGAACGTAATAACTATGAAATAATTCTTTTGGCTTTAATATTTTTCTTTTTAAGTCAATATATGGGGACATTAAATGGGATCCGTCAAGAATTAGCTATGTTGATTATTTTTTGGGGCTATAAATATTGTTTGAAGCGTCGACTTTTACCCTATATATTAGTTGTTTTGGTGGCCTTTTTTATCCATAATAGTGCAGTTATTGCAATATTACTCTATTTTGTCCCTAGAAAATTATATCAATGGTATTGGTACGTTATAGCCTTTGCTATTTCCTTAGTTATCTGGAAATTAAATATCATGGCAAATATTGTTATCAAATTAGGTAGCATATTATTAGGGGATATTTGGTATATGGTATATTTGACCGATAAAGATGCGGCTGGTAATATGACCGGACTTTATTTGATATATCAATTGGGTGTTATTTTAATTGCTAGATTGGCAATTAAAGATCTTAATCCTAAATATGCTCAAATGCTTAACTGTTGCTTCTTTGGCTTGCTAGGGCACTTTATATTTGCTTTTTCGTTGCCAATAGTACGAACCACTGCATATTTTGAGTTTTTTACAATTATTATTTGGGCATTATGTGTAATGTATTTAAATAATAAGATTATAATAAAAACGACAAAATATAGATATTTACTTCCTTTAGGTTATTTACTTCTTGTTTTGCCTACGTTTATATTCCTCAGAGGATTGGATAATACGCCACAAAATTATTATGTACATTGGCGAAATACAAATCCGTCTAGCATGAATATTAATTATAGTTTTAACTTTAAAATCTTTGATTAGTGGGTTAGTGAAAGTGAGACATCCATGAATGGAGATAATCCTTTAGTAAGTATTATCATTCCGGTATATAATGGTGAGAATTATATCGAAGAATGCATTAACAGTGTACGAAAACAAACCTATACAAAAACTGAGATTGTTATTATTAATGATGGCAGTACAGATTTGACAGAGTCAATTTGTAAGCGCTTTGTTGGAGATAATATTATTTTATTTTCTACATCTAATCAAGGTGTTAGTAGTGCTAGAAACAAAGGGCTTGATATTGCGACAGGTGAATTTATTTTATTTGTTGATGCTGATGACATTATAGATGCTACTTATGTGGAGAACTTATTATTACATCATAAAGAGGCGGATTTAGTTGTAGGTAGTATTGAGATTATAAATCGAGATACAAAACAAATTAAAACTACACTGAAAGATGCAATGAATATTCCTCTATGTGGAAGCTTTGGGGATTATTATTCCCTATTGCAACCTAATCTTTTAGGACCGGTAGCAAAATTATATAGACGGGATATTTTAAATAAATATAATATACGTTTTCCTGTGGAGTATAGTTTAGCGGAAGATCAAATATTTAACTTTCAATATTATAAGTATATAGATGCTTATTATTATGAAAGTGCTGCAGTATATCAAGTGATTGATAGAAATGAATCTTCGTTGTCAAAGTTACGTAATTTAAAAGCTTTTGAGGGTAGTGTTGAAAACTTAAAAGTTGCATATAATTTTTATCATAGCCGACAGATAAAAAATCAAAAGTATATGTATATCACACATGCATTGGCATTGATTAATAAATATTCCTATATAGTTGATCAGAAAAATATAAATATAGAATATAATACTTGGTTAAAGTATAGAGAAAGAGTTAATAAGATCCTTTCATGTGTGCCTATAACTTTTTATGTGAGTAGACGGTTAGGGCTTATTAAAAATATAGCTTGGAACAGCATTGTTTTATTAGGGCCGACTCTTTTGATGATATATTGTAGATTAAAAAATAAACAGTAGAATTATCCGGAGATGATTAACAAAAGTGTTGGCAAGGAGTTACTTATGAAATATAGAGGAATTAAGAGTGGCGTTATAGCAGCTTTTATAGCAACCAGTATCTGTCAGTTCAGCTTTGCTGCAGATATGTCGTATGAGGGTGAAATGCCAAATTCATCAATTGAAATGACAGCTGGTCAGATCAGTGAGGTATCAACCGGTAAAATGGAAGCTAATTTACGGGTTAAGCATAAACAGAATCTTTCAAAAGAGGACAAAGCTAAATTAGTTATTGAAAATGGTGAATATATAGATCCAAAGGCTAGTGTTTTTACACTAGCTCGCCCGGATATTGGAGAATATAGGCTTGCTAAATATGATAAAATTAATATTCAAATATTAGGATATTCGCGAGGAGATTTAGGATTTAGTAGTAATTCGGGTGATGCTACTAGTAATTCTGGAATTAGTTTAGTTATTGGCCCGGATGGTCGTATTAGTACACCGTACACAGGGGTAGTTAAGTTAGCAGGATTAACACTCGATGAGGCGAATCAAGTGTTAACCGAAAAATTTGCTAACTATATTAAACAGCCTCATATATCAGTTAATGTTTCCGAATATGGAGGCCGACAAATCTATGTAATGGGTGAGGTTGCTAAACCCGGTATTTATCGACTTGGAGCTGATTATATGAATGTATTTGCGGCTATATCAAGTGCTAATGGAACCTTGCGAAAAGGAAGGCCAAAACATATTCAAGTGGTACGAGTTATTGATGATACCGTATATGTTCGTGAAGTGGATTTAGAAAGTTTTATTAAAAAACAAGATATAAAACAAAATATTGCATTACAAGATGGAGATATGATTTACGTTCCAAAATCACATCGTTTAATTTTGGGTGAAATTTTACCTTATATTTCTGCGGCGTATGCTATTAGACATTTATAATGAGTATCATGGATAGTATGTCATCAAGTAATCGATCTAAAGAAAGACGTGTAGGTGTTCTTTTATCGTATTTGTTTTTATTATCAAATACAGTTATTAATTTAGCGTATGTACCGATTTTGATTCACTATATAGGAATCGATCAATTTGGTCTATATAAATTACTTGGTTCTTTTATTGCTTACTTTGGAGTCCTTGATTTTGGGCTGTCTGCAACTATTGTTCGATTTTTAGTCAAATATAAAGTTAATGGTGAAGTAGAAAATATTAATAAATTGCTATCTGTTGCAGGCCTGTTATATACAGGAATTGGTGTTATTATTGCATCTATAGGTGTTTATTTTTATTTTCTATTTCCAACTTTATTTCCTAAATTAAGTACTGATTTATTAAATAGCGGGCAAATTATTCTTTTGTTTTTATTATTTAATATTTTGGTTCTATTTAGCACTAAAATATTTGATGCGATTATCATAAGTGACGAGCGATTTATATTTCTAAAAACTTGTGGTATTGTACAAATTTTAATTCAACCTGTTTTTATTGTTGTTGCTATCATTTATTATCCGTATGCTTTAACAGTTGTGATAGTGCAAACGTTAACAAATGTGGCTCTGGTTATTGCGAAGTATATGTATGTTAAATGGTATATGGGCTTTACGTATTCATTTACAGGCTGGGATAGCAAAGTCGTTAAGAATATTAGTAATTTATCACTTAGCTTTTTTGTGGTTAGCGTAGTTGATCAAATATTTTGGCAAAGCAATCAATTGATTATTGGAGCCAAATTAGGTAGCTTTTATGTAGCCGCATATGCGATTGCCAGTCAGATTTATATTAACTATATGAATATTTCGCTTGCCATATCAGGTGTTTTATTACCCAAAGTGACAGCTATGATTGCTACAAATGCTTCTGATAATGAAATTACTGATGTTTTTATTAGAGTAGGGCGATTACAGTTTTATATTTTATCGCTTATCTTATCTGGGTTTATTATATTCGGGCATGAATTTTTATATTTTTGGGTTGGTGCTAAGTTTGATCTGGTATTCGAAGTAGTATTAATTATAATTAGTGCTTTTACGATTGACCTTATTCAAAATTTAGGATTAACGATTATGCAAGCTCGTAATGTATATTATATTCGTGCAATTGTATATACAATTGTCGGTGTACTTAATATAGCTCTTTCTTATTATTGGATACCGGTATATGGCATTATTGGGGGAGCGTATTCTACTGCTTTATGTATGTTAATTGGCAACGGCTTTGTAATGAATTATTATTACTATCGTTATATGAATATAAATATAGTAAAGTTTTGGCTAGAAATTATAAAGATTGCGATTATTCCTTGTGTGTTGGTTCCGATTATGCTGTATATAAAGAATTATTTATATACACAACCATCTTTGAGTGTATGGATAGTTTTGATTTTTATTTATGTAGTTCTACTGTTGGCGTGTTATATTAAATTCTCATTTAATAATTATGAACATGATTTGGTATATAAGGTTATTAATAAATTGAAATAGTATATTTGCTTTTGGGGGAAGTGTAAGAGGGAAAATGTATAGAATATTGCAAGCGACTGTATCTAATGATAAGGGAGGATTGACAAAATATATTTGTCAAAATTATAGATATATTGATAAAGATCAATATCAGTTCGGCTTTTTAACTTATGAAGATATTTTAGATTTTGAGGAAGAGTTTATAAAGAAAGGTGCTTTATTTCATCGAATTACATCGCCAATATATTTTATAAGTTATATAAAAAGATTAAGAGCTATTAGACTTAAATATAATTATCAAGCGGTACACATTCATACATCGTATGCAAATATCATCGTATTATTAGCTTTTAAATTAGCCGGTTATAAAAAAATTCTTATTCATTCTCATAGTTCCAAAATTGATGATGCTAATGCAGTGAAAAGGGTTGTAAAGACGGCTATACATCGAATTGGTAAGGAAGTGACACCTTTTATAGGTAATACTTTGTTGGCCTGTTCAAAGTTGGCCGGTAAGTGGTTGTATCCATCAAGGGTGCAAGATAAAGTTATAGTTGCAAATAATGCTATTGATTTAGAGCCTTTCCGATTTAAGCGAGAGGTTCGTGAACAAAAAAGAAAAGAATTAAAGATTACGGATAAAACACTCTTACTTCATATCGGACGCTTTACCTATCAAAAAAATCATACATTTTTAATAGATGTGTTTAATGAATATTATAAGTTAGATAATAATGCGGTACTTTTATTGGTTGGCGATGGACCACTTCGATTAGAGATCCAACACAAACTTAATACTTTGTCATGCAAGAATAACGTAGTTTTCTTGGGGGTTC
It encodes the following:
- a CDS encoding EpsG family protein, giving the protein MLFWIGLTILTLGTIVFYKAIPQTYNKSIPILLFIVLTFLGMFRYQIGTDYDWYSLLFYTAKVGDIYPELSFILFVDFLRSNGFSFQVMFIIYEVLIMAFLWLGLRYYERNNYEIILLALIFFFLSQYMGTLNGIRQELAMLIIFWGYKYCLKRRLLPYILVVLVAFFIHNSAVIAILLYFVPRKLYQWYWYVIAFAISLVIWKLNIMANIVIKLGSILLGDIWYMVYLTDKDAAGNMTGLYLIYQLGVILIARLAIKDLNPKYAQMLNCCFFGLLGHFIFAFSLPIVRTTAYFEFFTIIIWALCVMYLNNKIIIKTTKYRYLLPLGYLLLVLPTFIFLRGLDNTPQNYYVHWRNTNPSSMNINYSFNFKIFD
- a CDS encoding IspD/TarI family cytidylyltransferase; protein product: MNIVLLIAGGVGSRFGANIPKQFVEINNKPIIAYTLETFQKAIEIDQIIVVSVAGWEDYIERLKDTFSITKLTHIITGGSSRFESIYKGLISLEDIADKSDLILIHDAVRPCVTTNQINSSLRVAKVQGAALAVASCYDTMFVSRNGTIIDDVFPREELFKGQTPESIQYGIAYNAYKEAEQKGLYIDSPTSLLLKLNIPVGLSLGSQENLKITTMEDIALFKTIIEEGGNE
- a CDS encoding GumC family protein, whose protein sequence is MEAKTIEYSILKDIVKEKWKRFLLFGIIMLAISLIIAFTIPKQYTSNVMFQVKPRGSAQVAGNSALAALVGFNGGDSSLTYMSILKSSRVLEPVIQKLDIPDEDKEQMTADIFAKKYLTVDNPRGTDILTFSIEADSPEEAQTIAQNVTESFQLALSDLSGTQDSGIVKLLSQKTDAAKKDLEQKIQALEKYKQESGVYAPSDQEKMLLEKSAGYDKAKADAEVQLNTNSAIVSNMESQLSDQNAKVLESKMADNPEIQEIRNKLLNANQNLAALRFKFTDTYPEVIKAQENVNYLNQQLDTTVSKAVRSENVSLSAAQAEILKKRIVAKSNADAAQASIETLKTLAEQNKLLTNEFSTKSIKFFKLERDVNIAKETYTTLVKTTESLKMKENLDSMDVRIVDKASLPIKHSWPKRALIVLVGGLIYALIIIGYLYIGYSRRVKQVI
- the glf gene encoding UDP-galactopyranose mutase; amino-acid sequence: MIYDYLVVGAGPFGAVFAHEAHKRGKSVLVIDRRHHVAGNLYCESKDDVNIHVYGAHIFHTSMKHVWEYVNRFAEFNHYVNSPVANYKGEMYNLPFNMNTFSKMWNIRTPKEAEAIITEQCQVITGEPKNLEEQAISLVGTDIYEKLIKGYTEKQWGRKCTELPAFIIKRLPVRYTYDNNYFNDRFQGIPMGGYTKMIERMLDGIEVRLGVDFLTHRDEYESIAKKIIYTGPIDEYFEYSEGILEYRGLHFETERLEEENHQGVAVVNYTEADIPYTRIIEHKHFEFGTQPVTYVTKEYPKDWKIGEEAYYPVNDVKNLDLYAKYVKKAEAETKVIFGGRLGEYKYYDMDKVIASALALVERELV
- a CDS encoding ribulose-phosphate 3-epimerase, whose translation is MLESKISASLMCANLLTIEKDVRELEAAGVDYMHIDIMDGLFVPNIMLNNLFIEAVRSITKLPFDIHLMVMNPETKLDWFDIREGDFVSIHYESTSNVLGSLQLIEEKGAKAAVALSPATPIEILSYLLKNLSMVNIMAVNPGFAGRTMVPMTLQKLTDTRKFLDARGYHHISIEVDGNVSPENAPLMRQAGADMFVGGSSGLFCKDTSINTNVELFRKLIL
- a CDS encoding galactitol-1-phosphate 5-dehydrogenase — translated: MKALVLHGIGDLRYDDVELSKRLDDEVTVHIQAAGICGSDVPRVFEKGTYTFPTIPGHEFSGIITDANDKLLVGKKVAVFPLIPCGKCQSCSIGKYELCNHYDYYGSRRDGGFAEYLQVKLDNIVVVPDDMDLRHAAMAEPCAVALHAIRQAGLKGFERVAIWGIGPIGLLVAMWLKRFGVKQIILVARDQKKLDFAQSLGFTDLINSNTKNVVNAIQEITDNEGVHVCIEGTGASQPLAEALQSIAREGTLLTMGNPAGKIELAQADYWCILRKQLKLIGTWNSSHNLVQDDWKDAIYAMYTKAIDVEPLISHEYKLQNYVEAFESIKDKQIHTCKVMFVN
- a CDS encoding DUF4422 domain-containing protein translates to MNIKILVATHKQYWMPTDSVYMPIHVGRAGKSDIGYIGDHTGDNISEKNANYCELTGLYWAWKNLEADYIGLVHYRRYFTRKEVRSVEDKKNQILTGEEWETLLSQYPVVVADKRKYYIETNRSHYNNAHHSEGLDVAEQIIAERYPEYSAAFTTVCNRTWAHMFNMFVMRRDLYNQYCEWMFSILAELEMRVDISGYDAYESRIYGFVSEILLDVWLEANRIEYKEQNVSFMEPQNWVKKGSAFLFRKIGWKNKNR
- a CDS encoding glycosyltransferase family 2 protein, giving the protein MNGDNPLVSIIIPVYNGENYIEECINSVRKQTYTKTEIVIINDGSTDLTESICKRFVGDNIILFSTSNQGVSSARNKGLDIATGEFILFVDADDIIDATYVENLLLHHKEADLVVGSIEIINRDTKQIKTTLKDAMNIPLCGSFGDYYSLLQPNLLGPVAKLYRRDILNKYNIRFPVEYSLAEDQIFNFQYYKYIDAYYYESAAVYQVIDRNESSLSKLRNLKAFEGSVENLKVAYNFYHSRQIKNQKYMYITHALALINKYSYIVDQKNINIEYNTWLKYRERVNKILSCVPITFYVSRRLGLIKNIAWNSIVLLGPTLLMIYCRLKNKQ
- a CDS encoding LicD family protein, whose protein sequence is MTRLSLQEIQQEELNLLLQFQEFCKKNNLIYYLCGGTLLGAVRHKGFIPWDDDIDVSMPRPDYDRMIQIVRNKETDLQIRAFELGDFEFPYAKLINPNLEIKLEYSTSKAAYLWLDIFPIDGLPDSLKETEVLYKKVHYLLMLLKITKAKLGTGKSFFKKIIKLVIQPLLKLYGEKRLANHLKSLALASPYVDAKWVGGVTWGLNGIGERVPKNEFEKTVLLEFEGVQLPTFSCWETYLQGMYGDYMKLPPEEKRFTHEMKVYRVGTNK
- a CDS encoding polysaccharide biosynthesis/export family protein yields the protein MKYRGIKSGVIAAFIATSICQFSFAADMSYEGEMPNSSIEMTAGQISEVSTGKMEANLRVKHKQNLSKEDKAKLVIENGEYIDPKASVFTLARPDIGEYRLAKYDKINIQILGYSRGDLGFSSNSGDATSNSGISLVIGPDGRISTPYTGVVKLAGLTLDEANQVLTEKFANYIKQPHISVNVSEYGGRQIYVMGEVAKPGIYRLGADYMNVFAAISSANGTLRKGRPKHIQVVRVIDDTVYVREVDLESFIKKQDIKQNIALQDGDMIYVPKSHRLILGEILPYISAAYAIRHL